From one Lotus japonicus ecotype B-129 chromosome 3, LjGifu_v1.2 genomic stretch:
- the LOC130747645 gene encoding transcription initiation factor TFIID subunit 15, with the protein MAGKFATANGSIYVCNLPFGTDEDMLAEYFGTIGVIKKDKRTGRPKIWLYRDKETHEPKGDATVTYEDPHAASAAVEWFNNKDFHGNTIGVFIAESKNKDDQVADPVVAVAVPVAVDVVGELEETDRDINGGSGRGRGQHDASGKPWQQEGDWMCPNTSCSNVNFAFRGACNRCGSARPAGAAGAGGGGGRGKGRAGQEAGGIGRPAGGGLFGPNDWPCPMCGNINWAKRMKCNICNTNKPGHNEGGVRGGRAGGYKELDEEEIEETKRRRREAEDDGELYDEFGNLKKKFRAKTQQAEAARVLPGSGRAGWEVEELGIVRDARERSRDRGREHNDGENRNNSRERDEKERHSSRNRERDRGRDRDWDHVDRDRDYGRDRDRDRDRHRHRY; encoded by the exons ATGGCTGGGAAATTCGCCACTGCTAATGGGTCTATCTATGTCTGCAATTTGCCTTTTGGGACTGATGAAGATATGTTGGCTGAATATTTTGGCACTATTGGAGTAATCAAG AAAGATAAACGTACAGGGAGACCGAAAATATGGTTATATCGAGACAAAGAGACTCATGAACCAAAGGGGGATGCTACTGTGACGTACGAGGATCCACATGCTGCTTCGGCTGCTGTTGAATGGTTTAACAACAAAGATTTTCATGGTAATACAATTGGAGTTTTTATAGCAGAGTCCAAAAACAAAGATGATCAAGTAGCAGATCCAGTTGTAGCTGTAGCTGTGCCTGTAGCTGTTGATGTTGTTGGTGAACTAGAGGAAACTGACAGGGATATTAATGGTGGTAGTGGAAGAGGTAGAGGTCAACATGATGCCTCAGGCAAACCCTGGCAACAAGAGGGCGATTGGATGTGTCCGAATACAAG TTGCTCCAATGTGAATTTTGCCTTTCGCGGTGCGTGTAATCGCTGTGGAAGTGCTCGACCTGCTGGTGCTGCTGGTGCTGGAGGGGGTGGGGGCCGTGGCAAGGGACGTGCTGGACAAGAGGCAGGTGGTATTGGCCGTCCAGCTGGTGGAGGGCTCTTTGGTCCCAATGACTGGCCTTGTCCAAT GTGTGGCAATATCAACTGGGCAAAACGGATGAAATGCAATATCTGCAATACAAATAAGCCTGGGCATAATGAGGGTGGTGTAAG AGGAGGGCGAGCTGGAGGTTACAAAGAGCTTGATGaagaggaaattgaagaaacTAAACGTCGTAGGCGGGAGGCTGAA GATGATGGGGAGCTGTATGATGAATTTGGAAATCTTAAGAAGAAATTCCGTGCTAAAACACAGCAAGCTGAAGCTGCACGTGTGCTTCCTGGTTCAGGGCGTGCTGGTTGGGAGGTTGAGGAACTAG GGATTGTCAGGGATGCTAGAGAAAGAAGTAGAGACAGAGGAAGGGAACATAATGATGGAGAGAACAGGAACAACAGCAGAGAGCGAGATGAAAAGGAGAGGCATAGCAGTCGGAACAGAGAGAGGGACAGGGGAAGAGATCGAGACTGGGATCATGTTGATCGTGATAGAGACTATGGGCGAGACCGGGATCGGGATCGGGATCGACATAGACACCGTTATTAA
- the LOC130747646 gene encoding E3 ubiquitin-protein ligase complex slx8-rfp subunit slx8 produces MSSRAGKGPAVKSYRRKKCLIDLNLAPAVTENREQEGPSSQVVTQEVQGDQQPPVAQPPQDALPPEVAQPPEVAQQPQVAQPPLIDVEAIDDDDVIESSPRAFAEAKNNSRRNRARAVVDLESDDQTRVTNNNRNKRRRETSNQTIINCDLFINLEGTSNSMRETVKKPPEPPKEPVFSCPICMGPLVEEMSTRCGHIFCKACIKAAISAQNKCPTCRKKVTVKELIRVFLPSTN; encoded by the exons ATGAGCTCTCGGGCTGGCAAGGGGCCTGCTGTGAAAAGCTACCGACGGAAGAAGTGTTTAATTGATCTCAACCTTGCTCCTGCGGTTACTGAGAATCGCGAGCAGGAAGGACCTTCCAGTCAGGTGGTGACTCAAGAAGTTCAAGGTGATCAGCAACCACCGGTTGCACAACCGCCACAGGATGCACTGCCACCAGAGGTTGCACAGCCACCAGAGGTTGCACAGCAGCCACAGGTTGCGCAGCCTCCACTGATTGATGTTGAGgccattgatgatgatgatgttattGAATCTAGCCCAAGGGCTTTTGCTGAG GCTAAAAACAATTCAAGAAGAAATCGTGCAAGGGCTGTAGTTGATTTGGAGTCAG ATGATCAGACCAGGGTGACCAACAATAATCGCAACAAACGCAGAAGAGAAACCTCTAACCAGACAATCATTAATTGCGATCTCTTCATAAATTTGGAAGGCACTAGCAATTCAATG AGGGAAACTGTTAAAAAGCCACCTGAACCTCCGAAGGAGCCTGTCTTTAGCTGCCCAATATGTATGGGTCCTTTGGTAGAAGAAATGTCAACAAGGTGCGGTCATATTTTTTGCAAGGCTTGCATCAAGGCTGCTATAAGTGCCCAGAATAAATGTCCTACTTGTAGAAAAAAGGTTACTGTGAAAGAGCTTATAAGAGTGTTTCTCCCATCTACTAACTAA